The segment GATCTTCATATCGGAGCCCTTCTTGTCAAGGCCGTAAGCTAGCGAAGCAGCCGTAGGCTCGTTGACGATACGACGTACCTTGAGTCCAGCGATCTCGCCAGCCTCCTTAGTAGCCTGACGCTGTGAGTCGTTGAAGTAAGCGGGCACCGTGATGACAGCCTCCGTAACCTCCGTGCCGAGGTAGTCCTCAGCCGTCTTCTTCATCTTCTGAAGGATCATCGCCGAGATCTCTTGAGGCGTGTAGAGACGTCCGTCAATGTCTACACGAGGAGTGTCGTTATCACCCTTGACCACCTTAAAGGGGACGCGCTCAGCCTCCTTCTGTATCTGCTCATAGGTCTCACCCATGAAGCGCTTGATAGAGTAGATCGTGTTCGTTGGGTTCGTGATAGCCTGACGCTTAGCGGGGTCACCCACCTTGCGCTCACCACCCTCTACGAATGCTACTACTGAGGGAGTCGTCATACGTCCCTCGCTGTTGGGGATGACCTTGCTCTCGCCACCCTCCAGAACTGCTACACATGAATTTGTAGTTCCTAAGTCTATACCAATTATCTTACCCATAGTATTGTGTTGTTTGTTGATTTCTTATTTGTTAATGTCTCTGTCGGCTGACCTGGTTCATCCGTAGGTCAGACGCTTACATCACATAGGTATCAAACATTGTGCCACAAAACTATTCCTTGCGACATTATGTCAAAGTGCCACCAAGTCCAAGCGAGACGAGTAGCTGATTTGTTTGGACGCACGGACGAGTAACCCTGTGTAGGGACGCACGGCTCGTGCGTCCGTTGTAGAACGGCAAGACAAGTATTGATGTCGTCTCCTTTAACGGGGACGGACGCTCGACCGAGCGTCCCTACAAATCGTTACACGTCCGCCTCACTGCGTCTTTACCATTTTGGTTAGAAGCGGACGATGAGCGAGGCGTCGTACTGGCGTCCCGTCAGGTAGTTGGGCACGGCGTACTGGTTCCGGTAAGCGTCCGAGAGCCAGTAGTAAGAGCCGATATTGGTCATGTCAAAGAGGTTGAAGATATTCACCCCGATAGATACCTTGCTGAGTGCTTGTAGCCAGCGCCACGCACTGGGCTTTGCCTCAGCACGATCCCACAGCGTGTACTGCATACCGATGTCGACACGCTTATAAGCCGTGCCACGGAAGAGCGGACGACCAAAGCCCTCGGCAGCGTTAAGCTGTGGGAGTCCTCCCGTTAGCACGCCTCGCAAGCTGAGCGTGATACGTTTGTAGCCGGGGAAGTAGTCCTGGAAGAAGAGTGACAAGTTGTAGTCTGGCACGTGTGGTAGTGGCATCTCGCCATACCCCTCGATGGTCTGCCGGCCACGCATTACCGAGGCGGTAAACCACGAGTCTACATCAGGAACAAACTCGCCAAAGAGCTTGACATCTAGCCCCACGATGTAGCCGGTGCCGAGGTTTTGACCTAGGTAGCGCTGCTTGACATTGTCCACATAGTAGGGATTGATGCGAAAGAGATGCTTGTAGTAGCCCTCGGCAGTGAGGCGAAACTTGCGATCCGCCACGAGGAAGTTGTAGTCCACACCGACCAAGGCTTGTGCCGATCCTTGCGAACGAACCTGATCGTTGAGCAGTACCGACTGATTGCCCATAGCGTCAGCCTCGATGATGCGTATCTCCTTGTAAAAGGGGCTCTGGTAGTAAAGTCCTCCAGCTGCTCTCACCAAGAGGTCGGACAGCTCCTTCGGTCGCCACGAAGCGACCAGACGAGGTGAGAAGTCTGCCTTCTTATTGAACGACCAAAAGTTTCCCCGCACGCCAGCCGTCAGATGATAGCTCCCCGAGGGCGTCTGCCACTGCATCTCATCTTGCAGGTAGAGCGAGGCACGGGCCGAGCGTAGCGAGACGTTGGAGTAGAGATTGCTCTGCATCTTGATCAGATCGGGGTCGCGCGGTAGGTTGTAGCCAGCCGAGTCGAGCTTGACCCACTCAGAGATGTAGTCTGCTATCTGCTCGCCTCGCAGCTCCGCACCCCACATAAGGCGATGCGTCTCGTTGAGACGCTGGTTGCCACTATAAGCGAGTGCCGCGACCGAGTAGCGGAGTAGGTTGCGGGCATGCTCATGGTTGACACCCGTAGCGAGCAGTTCCTGCTCCTCGCCTCCAGTCGTCGGGTCAGCCTCCTTCTGCAGATAGTAAGCGCCCGTTATGTCGTAGCTCTCCCGCTCGTGGCTGTTGTAGAGGCTTAGGTCCAGCCTGTGCGCTCCTCGACTGTTGGGGCGCCAGTGTAGCGTCAAGGCTCCAAAGAGGGTGGAGAAGCGATCCCGCTCCTGTCCATCGAAGTAGACGGTAAAGTGCTTCGCATTTTGCAGGGAGCCGACAGTCGTCTCACGCTGCTGCGGACGAAAGCGGTACTGTGTCCAAGAGTAGTAGCCGATGCCCTCGATGCGCCAGCGATCATTAAAGGTGTAGGTCAGATAGGTCTGCGCATCCGCATAGAAAGGGTTGTACTCGCCGCGGGTCTCCATCTTCGAGAGCATCTGCTGCGTGGTGCGCGTGCGGATGCCCGTGACATGGGTAAAGCGTCCATGCTTGCCCCCCACGT is part of the Porphyromonas asaccharolytica DSM 20707 genome and harbors:
- a CDS encoding TonB-dependent receptor, with product MRSLYHIVLLLCLLLQGSVLALYGQTTGQSTGATTDTTTVATPHRVALTGYVLDRDREPIEFASVRVEGTAIGTWSDLTGAYRLELSPTTDSVVVTYSSIGYQTVRQVYPQGISRDMHFNPMLGESAIALGTVTVRGEARPPSMERITTQTLAMEASPTRSIESMVATYAGVTQHNELSTQYNVRGGSFDENLVYVNGIEVYRPLLVRSAEQEGLSFVNTDLVERVYFSAGAFDAHYGDRLSSVLDIQYKRPTKLEGAVTLGLMNNSLYVGGKHGRFTHVTGIRTRTTQQMLSKMETRGEYNPFYADAQTYLTYTFNDRWRIEGIGYYSWTQYRFRPQQRETTVGSLQNAKHFTVYFDGQERDRFSTLFGALTLHWRPNSRGAHRLDLSLYNSHERESYDITGAYYLQKEADPTTGGEEQELLATGVNHEHARNLLRYSVAALAYSGNQRLNETHRLMWGAELRGEQIADYISEWVKLDSAGYNLPRDPDLIKMQSNLYSNVSLRSARASLYLQDEMQWQTPSGSYHLTAGVRGNFWSFNKKADFSPRLVASWRPKELSDLLVRAAGGLYYQSPFYKEIRIIEADAMGNQSVLLNDQVRSQGSAQALVGVDYNFLVADRKFRLTAEGYYKHLFRINPYYVDNVKQRYLGQNLGTGYIVGLDVKLFGEFVPDVDSWFTASVMRGRQTIEGYGEMPLPHVPDYNLSLFFQDYFPGYKRITLSLRGVLTGGLPQLNAAEGFGRPLFRGTAYKRVDIGMQYTLWDRAEAKPSAWRWLQALSKVSIGVNIFNLFDMTNIGSYYWLSDAYRNQYAVPNYLTGRQYDASLIVRF